The stretch of DNA GAACTAGTTAAAGAGTCGTCTTCCACTAATAAAATTTTCATAAAATTTTCCTGTTTAATCGAAACACAGATATGCCTATAGAAAGCTATGCTAACGCTAATTAAAAATTTAGTATCGCTGCATGGGATTTCAACTTAAAACTTAAAAAAAACTAAAATTTTTGCTGTCTACACTAATAATTTTTTAAGTTTTCAGCCATCAGTCCCTAGCTTAGGATTATCTGTTTAAGCTGAGTGCTGAGTTACTTTTATTGTCGCTGGTTTTTTAGTAGCTTCTATTACAGGAAAGAATTAATTTATAATTGCTGCAATCCTTTAGTTTAATATGATGCAAGAGAACGACAGGAAATCGTAACTCTAAATAAAATCTAAAGTTTTAGTAAAGAAACAACTACTGATGAGTTATTTATAATTAACTTTGGATAAACAAGATTTTTAAGTATTTTAGATAAAGAAGATAACGCTTGATTAAATCAAATAAATTGAGAAAATTTTATTTCTCAAAGCACTGTTTATTTCCGCCAAAATTAACCGTACAATACAACTATGGCAAAAATAGAAAATTTATAAGTTTTATCTGTGTACCCTACGGGAAAGCTACGCCTATATCTGTGGATATCTGGGGTAAAAAATCCTAAATTCAGGACTTTTGCCAAAAGTTTAAGAACTCTCAAAACGGCATATCATCATCATCAAAATCTGGAGATATATCATCATTAAATTCTAAATTTTGCTGTTCTTCTTCAATTTGCATATCAATCCAACGTTTTGCCATTTTCAGTGCTTCCTTGGCATTCTTGGCATTGTGTACGGGAATAAAGCATTTCCCACCACTATTCCAAACTTCCACGCAGAAAACTGGTCTAGCTTCAATAATCCAACCTTTATAAATTTCTGGCGAACTCATAAATATTAATTCTCTACTAGGTTTATCTCTCTATATTAAAATTTGAGACCGGGAAAGAGTATTTCCCGTCAATTATTTGTTTGAACGATCGATTGCGATATGTCTACGGCTGGCTACGCCAATGCACCTCCCTCATCTACAATTACTCCTGTACAATCTACATGGGAAAAATCTGTTCCTTTGAGATTTGCGCCCCGTAAATCTGCTCTCGACAAATCTACATCGCGTAAATCCACATTACTTAGATTAGCTTGATTTAAGCACGCTCCCGTCATATCCGCGCCCCTTAAATCTGCACCTGTCAAATTTGCGCTTTGCAGATTTGCCTTAGTCAAATTAACATTTCGCAAATCCGCATTACTCAAATCAACCAATTTCAAATTCGCTTTAGTCAAATCGGCATCTTTCAAGTCTGCATCTTGCAGTTTTGCTGCTTCTAACTCTGTTTTTCGCAAGTTTGTCTTACTCAAATCTACATTTCGCATCTCTGTTCTACACAGATTAGCACGACTTAAATTAGCACCTCGCAAATTGGCACCACAAAGGTCTACATCACTTAAATTCACTTCTACCAACGAGACATCAGGAGCAATTAAATAAGCACCCAATTTTGTCGGTTCAAAATCTTTAGAAAACTGAGTATTTAAAGTATATACTGCTTTCTTGAAAATTGCTTCTCGTAAATCTGCTCCGGTTAAATTAGCACCAGTTAAATTTACGCGACTTAAATTAGCTGCTACTAAATTAACATTCCGCAAGTTAGTTTTTCTTAAATTAGCTCTTCGTAAATCTGCACCACGTAAATCTATCCCACTTAGATCGACACCATTTAAATTAATTTGTGCTAACAACATATTAGGGCCTATTAAAAAAGCTCCTGCTTTAGCCAAATCAAAACTTTCTGGAGAACGAGTTGCTAAATTATATGTGGCATTTTGTAAGTTGACTCCCCGCAAATCTGTACTACTTAAATCTGCGCCACATAAGTTAGCTCCGCTGAGATTAGCTTCTTCTAAACTAGCACCAACTAAATTAGCTTTGGATAAATTAGCTCCTCGTAAATCTGCTTGATTCAAGTCTGCACCAACTAAATTTGCTTGACATAAATTTGCTTGTTTTAGTACAGCTTTCCTGAGATTGGATAAGTTTAAACAAGCGTCGCTTAAATCCGCTAATACCAGACAAGTTTCACTCAAATTTGCCTCAATCAAATCTGCAAAACTGAGACAAACTTCTCTCAAATCAAGTTTTTTTAATTCTGCTTTCCTTAAGTAAGCACCTTTGAGGAACGCACCCCGAAGATCGGTTCCTCCTCTCAGAGACGGGTTCATGGAAATTGCATCGATAAATGCTTGGTAATTATGCTCTTTTTCATTTAAAGTCAGCTGTAACGAGACTTCATTACGAAAAATGAAGTTCGCATTACTATTTGCATTAGTAGCTTTGTCTCCTCGTTGATTAGCCACAATTTTAGGTAATTCTACTACAACTGGAAGTTGGCTTAGTTATAGCAGAGGGTAAGATCCAAGAAAATCAATGATTTGAGCATGATTTGGGCAATCAATAATGGCTTAATCGCCTT from Phormidium ambiguum IAM M-71 encodes:
- a CDS encoding pentapeptide repeat-containing protein → MANQRGDKATNANSNANFIFRNEVSLQLTLNEKEHNYQAFIDAISMNPSLRGGTDLRGAFLKGAYLRKAELKKLDLREVCLSFADLIEANLSETCLVLADLSDACLNLSNLRKAVLKQANLCQANLVGADLNQADLRGANLSKANLVGASLEEANLSGANLCGADLSSTDLRGVNLQNATYNLATRSPESFDLAKAGAFLIGPNMLLAQINLNGVDLSGIDLRGADLRRANLRKTNLRNVNLVAANLSRVNLTGANLTGADLREAIFKKAVYTLNTQFSKDFEPTKLGAYLIAPDVSLVEVNLSDVDLCGANLRGANLSRANLCRTEMRNVDLSKTNLRKTELEAAKLQDADLKDADLTKANLKLVDLSNADLRNVNLTKANLQSANLTGADLRGADMTGACLNQANLSNVDLRDVDLSRADLRGANLKGTDFSHVDCTGVIVDEGGALA